Below is a window of Megalopta genalis isolate 19385.01 chromosome 7, iyMegGena1_principal, whole genome shotgun sequence DNA.
TAAGGTACTCGGATTACTCTGCTCATATCGCAACTACTTACATATTCGCTAAAACTAGATACTTTAGACAAGTTGTACGTCTCGGTGAACCGGACTCGTCGTAATTCTTAAAGGCTTCGAAGAAATCCGTGTGTGCTCTTTCAAATTCACCTTCCCTCAAATGCATCTTCCCACCGCATTCTTTGAAAACAcacgaaatgcaattttatctcTGCCCAATTTTGTAATCGTTACACCTTGAATGGACTTTCAAAGTTAACGCTTTACCTACCGGCGATGACTTGTCGgtcttttataaataaataactcacgATTAAATCAATTTCTTGCAACAGCAATATCGGAAATCAATTAAGCTTCTGGTAGGCAAAATGTTAATGTACTTAATGTCTAGATGGTTTAGAGATACTGTTCAAATAGGCCACTTAAGGATTAATTTTTTATCACTATACCTCTAATCACTCCCATTATTAGTGGATGCGGTATCGCGCTCTTAATGTGCAAGCTCTGTTCGTACAATGTCTTTAGCTTCTTATTGTTCTTTTGTGCTGTATACATTTGTATCTCTAGAGCATAGATCTCTAACAACTGTGTTCCCTTCTTCAGATCATCCTCTCCATCGTCGGTCTAACAAAAAACAAGCATCATCTAATCCTGTCTTACTTTGCCGCAGACAAGAATCGAGTGCAACCAACCTGACAACTCTggtgaagctgtttcaatattTTAGCTAACTTATTAAAATCTGATCGATCAAAATACAGTTTTCCCAGCTTTGTATTAGTTTTAAACCATAACCTATCATTTTTGGCATCTTTCAATGCATCTAAGGTAGTTTCATAGAAATCTTGTAATAGTTCCATCTAGAATTATTCGGTAAAAATAGATAATTACTTCAAAAGATCTCTGCATTCTCTATCTCGACCTACTCACATTCTTCGAGGTGCTAATATAATCCAATATGGAGTTTATAGACTTCTCTGAATGGTTTCTTGTAACTGCACTTTTAATGTATGTTAATAACTGTTTGTACCTAGCCATCATTTCCTTGTAATTAGCCTATAAAAATGAAATGTTATAATAAATGGATATATTCCTACATAGTACTAATTTGACTAACCTaccaatttaaaatttatttttatcatcTGTTTTAAAGCCTTGAAACCCCATTCTCCCTTCTCACCACCTTCGAGGTCCAAAACCTTTTGAAAACTTTGCAATGCTCCCTTCGGATCATCTTCCTTCAACGCTTtgctattataatattgattttCTAAGTCGACATCTGGTTCTGAATTTGAATCTTCAGAATATTcctaaaattgttattaaaaaGTCATCGTGTCGCATTGTTTCAAGCTTAAAATATCCTAGTATAGCAATGTATCAAGAGAAAACTGAGAACTAATATTCACAGTTATCAATATAACCTAGATGGAAATCGAACGCTATTTAATTGCATTGTATCACTATTTCTTCGGAAAGGACTTGCCATGAATATAATCCTTAATTGTTCCGCGATCGGAAAATCGTCTcaaaactattttaaaacttcaTACATGTCAAAACGAGAAATCTAACCTATAACTCGACCGGAACGTTTGCAAATTTAACAGCGTTTCTACTGTAGACAAACGAATACTCACAAGACCataatcttcttcttcttcacacaTAAAATCATCCTCCCCGTCTGACATTTTCCAGAATATTTAAAGGttcagaatattgtaaataaaaaattCACGCTACCCTGTTGACAATCGCAAGCTCGGACCAGTTTTGTATTTTGAAATTCACATGCGTGCACTAACCCTATGCATGCCCGTGATGCATGTGCGGTGCTGTATGCAGCTTACATCGCTGCGACGATATCTCGTCAATATGATTCtgtttttcgaaattattttcacCGGAATGGCTATAATCACCGGACAATTACTATTTTAAGCTTATCTATATGAGAACAACCAAGTCAATTATACTTGAACCCTCATATATTCAGTGGAACACGAAGAAAAACAGTCATGACGTTTGCCTGCTGATTCGTTAAGCTCTAACTCTAACTGACTTTATTCCCTGGCTCTTTTCACCTCTCAGCTAGGTTATGTTTCTGATTTCAAAATGGTTAATTACAacgaggaatcaaacgagaatGAGCCGATACTTTACGAATTGCTAGAGTACTTTGTTCGAAAACAGGAACCGGAATTAATTGTAAGTTTTCATTATTTTGTTATAGAAAAAATGGATCTATCATGTCTCTTTTTATCCAACTGTGTTGTGAcatttttatatacaatattgctAATTTCAGAAGTGCAAAAACGATACTGTCATATTACCGACAACAGGAACAATTAAAAATGCACTAAGATATTTaaataacagatatagcttgcCAGAAAGCATATCGCAACAAAACAATCTCACTTTACCATGGAAATTTGCAATTGGCGATTCTGGCAGATTACTTGCAGTTTTGCAAGAAAATGTCATAGAAATTCGGAAAGCAAAGGATGAGTACTCATCGGTGGTTGGAAAAGCTTCTAGTGAGTAACAAGCgtacataaaataatatataatacaataatgacttataatattttttgtagttTCAAAGGATGCTTTCCCACATTGGCGTAAATTATCCTGGAGTCCAGATGGAACACTTTTAGTATTAGCATCTAGTAATGGTTACACCTCCTTTTACAATGCTTTGGGAAATAATATCTATACTATAAGCCCAAAAACTGTTTCTCAAAATCCTCAGATCCTAGAAGCTGGAGATGCGATAGTTTCTATGATATTTCTTAAACCAAAAGCAACATTTGAGAAATGGTCCTATGAATTCTTGTTAATCACCTACAGTGGCCTACTCAAGTCTTATTATGTCTCATTGAATAATGGATACGAAGCAAATTATGAATTTTCTTTTGGTAATTTTTATAAGAATGGTGTTAACGCAGTGGTTTATGATCCAAAACATTGTCTGTTCTATGTTGCTGGGAACACGATAACTCAAAAAGTAACGGTAATTAAGTTATTAATTGTACGGATCAAATTAAAAAGAATAATGTTTGATATCGTGTATTGTATTACAGTCAACTGCTTCGGAGAGTGGCTTAACATCCTGGAGGCCCTTAAACGATTATCCCTTCTGTAAATTGTCATTTGCTTTTGACAATGAATCAACGAATAAGTCAAGATTCTCCATATGGAACATTATTCCATCATTAAGTCTACAACACGAGTCAATCATATTCAAAATAACAATTTCCCCAAATAGCCAATTCTTAACATGCTTGCACACAGATGGTTCTATATCTCTATGGGGAttaccaaatttattgttacagAAAAAGTGGAAATTATCTGAGCAGCCGGATTTTAATATACCTAATCCACTAGGTCCTGCGAAATTAAAAAAGTTTCCACCAGGTTTCACAGAGTTCCATCCGTTGGATATTGGTTGGTGGTCCGAACAGGTAATACTCTTTTCCTTATATCTTTATTACATATCATATGTTAGTTACATTTTTACAGGCAATTATAATTGCAAGATATGCCGGATCTACTTCCGTATGTGCTACCAAAAACCTGAAGAATCTTTTAGGAATGAGTCCAGAGTTTCTAGCTGGACAGCCTCAGATATGCGAACTTGGTTCAGATCGTGGCTTTTTGTGTCTAGACTGTGAAACGTTTGTAACCAGTAAAAAGCGAAATAGGGAGTCCAATGTCGAAGGTCAAGtatcgaatgaagaaatgaataatcATTGAATTGTTACACGTTCAATGAAAGATTCGTTTATGTCTTTAGAAGTCTCGTCGGAAAGCGAGGATGAAGATGATGAGTTGGAGCCAGTCAGCATATTGAATTACACCACGAATTTAATGCAAAGTACCTTGTACTCTATAACAGATATTGAAAGATTTCAGCCCAAGAGAAAGAAGTCTAAAGTATTATTTAGAACATATAGAATTCTTGGTCTGAAAAGTACAACGCCTGAAGAACTGTACTCCAGGAAAATTGATATAGAAGTAtgaatattcgaataaacacttgaagcaaatattaaaatattttgtaatttcttACAGGAGTACGAAGAAGCTTTGGCATTGGCTAACAAGTACAATTTGGATACTGATCTGGTTTATCAGACACAATGGCGGAAATCGAAATTATCTTTGAACGCTATTCAAGAACATTTGAGCAAAGTTACTAAAAGATCTTGGGTTCTGCATGAATGTGTAACAAGAGTTCCTGACACTATCGAAGCTGCAAGAGAATTACTAAATTTTGGACTGAAGGGTGCCAATTTAGAAACCCTGGTAGCGATAGGCACATGTGATAATGGGAAATTTGTAACAGAGAATGTGGACGAAGATTGGAATGACGTAGATGTAGTTAGTGAAAGTTTACGACAGGTAAGCTACAAATCTAGCCAGGTGTACTGCATAATATTTACAGAGGTTTGCAAACATTTAGATGCAGAAAGCAAATGAATTGCTGGATAAAGTCGACCCGAGTCATTTGTCTGATGCTCAGATAGACTTAATTAAGTATAGAAGAAAGCTTCTGGACCATTTGGACAAACTGCTCACCTATGAGATTATTTTAGGACCTTcgttaaattacaataaaagtTTCTACGAGGAATTTCGTCAGCTTTCGGCTCTCGAAAATGCAATTAGGTACCAACAAAATCATGCAGATCATTTAGAGTACGGTAAAGGAGAATTTATACGTCTATTGTTATGTTACTTCGTTAAACGCAGATTCGCCAAAGATGGTGATTGTCAGGGAGTCGAGATTATGTTCACCTATTATGGAGAGAGTTTGCTGCCCCACTGGCTAGCAATTATCAGTTTCTTCCCGGAAACGTTGAACCCATTGAAGTACAAGAAGCTTTTGCCGAAATGTGACATCGATTGTCAATTATTTCTACTCGATCAACGAGAATTAAGGCAAAAG
It encodes the following:
- the alien gene encoding COP9 signalosome complex subunit 2 alien is translated as MSDGEDDFMCEEEEDYGLEYSEDSNSEPDVDLENQYYNSKALKEDDPKGALQSFQKVLDLEGGEKGEWGFKALKQMIKINFKLANYKEMMARYKQLLTYIKSAVTRNHSEKSINSILDYISTSKNMELLQDFYETTLDALKDAKNDRLWFKTNTKLGKLYFDRSDFNKLAKILKQLHQSCQTDDGEDDLKKGTQLLEIYALEIQMYTAQKNNKKLKTLYEQSLHIKSAIPHPLIMGVIRECGGKMHLREGEFERAHTDFFEAFKNYDESGSPRRTTCLKYLVLANMLMKSGINPFDSQEAKPYKNDPEILAMTNLVVSYQNNDINQFELILKQNRNNIMDDPFIREHIEDLLRNIRTQVLIKLIKPYTTIYIPFISKELNIDVSEVESLLVCCILDNTIRGRIDQVNQVLELDKKSVCAARYNALDKWTSQLHSLHLAIVNKMA